In a single window of the Elaeis guineensis isolate ETL-2024a chromosome 4, EG11, whole genome shotgun sequence genome:
- the LOC105042672 gene encoding L-type lectin-domain containing receptor kinase IV.1-like, producing the protein MFPKSMFFFLILTLTTASAEDVDFTYNGFGAAKLRLDGITEITPNGILMLTDTRRAAKGHAFLPTPLRFKNSTTGEALSFSTSFIFAIIPKYIDLYGHGIAFVLAHSVDLSYAFPSQFLGLFNSSSSDSTNQIVAIEFDTNMNPEFGDIDNNHVGIDVRSPKSINSSHAAYFTNDNGGGFKNLSLVSGKPIQAWIEYGHLDGLLNVTLAPIDVAKPGVPCLSSKVNLSSLISDYMYVGFSSSVGTFITSHYILGWSFKLNGRAQALDLSRLPSLPQIGPKLSLESWKIGLLIIVAILFILLVLICMIFLVKSKIKFREVFEDWELEYGPQRFCYKDLFLATKGFRDQHLLGAGGFGRVYKGVLPDTDIQVAVKQVSQESRQGVREFIAEIVSIGRLRHRNLVQLLGYCRRKGELLLVYEFMPNGSLDKYLFNQPKLMLSWGQRFQIIKGVASALYYLHEGWEKVVVHRDIKASNILLDDQMNGRLGDFGLARLYDHGTGPQKAHVVGSLGYLAPELTKTGKATASTDVFAFGGFLLEVACGRRPIDRRASEEDMVLVDKVLGCWKAGMILEARDPNLGSEYIVEEMEMVLKLGLLCSHPNCSSRPPMGLVMRILERDAPLPEVSED; encoded by the coding sequence ATGTTTCCAAAGAGCATGTTCTTCTTTCTCATCCTCACACTCACTACGGCATCAGCAGAAGATGTTGATTTTACCTACAATGGATTCGGTGCTGCCAAACTGCGGCTAGATGGCATTACAGAGATCACACCCAACGGCATCCTAATGCTCACTGACACTAGACGGGCAGCCAAGGGCCACGCCTTTCTCCCAACTCCACTCCGTTTTAAGAACTCGACAACTGGTGAAGCTCTCTCCTTCTCAACTTCTTTCATCTTTGCAATCATCCCCAAGTACATAGACTTGTATGGGCATGGAATTGCCTTCGTTCTTGCGCATTCGGTAGATCTGTCTTATGCCTTTCCTAGTCAATTCTTGGGACTCTTCAATTCAAGTAGTTCAGATTCCACAAATCAAATTGTGGCCATCGAGTTCGACACAAACATGAACCCTGAATTTGGTGATATTGACAATAATCATGTTGGAATTGATGTTCGCAGTCCCAAGTCTATTAACTCCTCGCATGCAGCTTATTTCACTAATGACAATGGAGGTGGGTTCAAGAACCTGAGCCTTGTGAGTGGCAAACCAATACAGGCCTGGATAGAATACGGTCACTTGGATGGACTTCTTAATGTAACGTTAGCACCTATTGATGTAGCCAAACCGGGTGTTCCATGCTTGTCTTCAAAGGTGAATCTGTCTTCTTTAATCTCGGACTATATGTATGTTGGATTTTCTTCTTCGGTAGGCACATTTATAACATCTCATTACATTCTGGGCTGGAGCTTTAAGTTGAATGGAAGGGCTCAAGCACTAGATCTCTCACGTCTTCCATCCCTCCCTCAAATCGGGCCTAAATTAAGCTTAGAGTCTTGGAAGATTGGGTTGCTGATAATCGTGGCAATACTTTTCATCTTACTAGTCCTAATTTGCATGATCTTTCTTGTGAAGAGTAAGATTAAATTTAGAGAGGTGTTTGAAGATTGGGAGCTAGAATATGGACCCCAGAGGTTCTGCTACAAGGACTTATTCTTGGCCACCAAGGGCTTTAGAGACCAACATCTCTTGGGAGCTGGGGGTTTTGGTAGGGTTTACAAAGGTGTGTTGCCAGACACTGACATCCAAGTTGCAGTTAAGCAGGTCTCGCAAGAATCAAGACAAGGTGTGAGAGAATTCATTGCAGAGATTGTTAGCATTGGCCGCTTGCGTCACCGGAACTTGGTACAGCTCCTTGGTTATTGCAGGAGAAAAGGGGAGCTGTTATTGGTGTATGAATTCATGCCCAATGGTAGTTTGGACAAGTACCTATTTAACCAACCTAAGTTAATGCTTAGTTGGGGACAAAGATTCCAAATAATCAAAGGTGTAGCTTCCGCGCTTTATTATTTGCATGAAGGATGGGAGAAGGTGGTTGTTCACAGAGACATCAAGGCTAGCAACATCTTGCTAGATGATCAGATGAATGGAAGACTGGGTGATTTTGGCCTGGCAAGACTATATGATCATGGAACCGGTCCCCAGAAGGCACATGTAGTCGGGTCTTTGGGTTACCTTGCCCCAGAGCTCACCAAGACTGGCAAGGCAACTGCAAGCACAGATGTGTTTGCCTTTGGTGGATTTTTGCTTGAGGTGGCTTGTGGAAGAAGGCCAATAGATAGAAGGGCATCAGAAGAAGACATGGTACTAGTAGATAAAGTTCTGGGGTGCTGGAAGGCAGGGATGATTTTGGAGGCAAGGGATCCTAACTTGGGGAGTGAATATATAGTCGAAGAGATGGAGATGGTGCTGAAGCTTGGCCTTCTTTGCTCACACCCTAACTGCAGTTCTAGGCCTCCTATGGGGCTGGTGATGCGAATACTGGAACGTGATGCTCCCCTTCCTGAGGTGTCTGAAGATTGA